Proteins encoded together in one Paracoccus sp. SMMA_5_TC window:
- the ugpB gene encoding sn-glycerol-3-phosphate ABC transporter substrate-binding protein UgpB, with amino-acid sequence MNKTVFWLAGLMALPVAAEAKTEISWWHAMTGANAEVVAKIAGDFNASQSDYEVKPVFKGTYPETLNAGIAAFRAGQAPDIIQVFDVGTGVMMGAQGAIKPVAEVLQQGGFTFDKAQYLPGIVGYYSTPAGEMLSFPYNSSSPVLYYNKEIFRKAGLDVDNPPKTWAEVWAAARKIKESGAASCGYTSTWLTWIHTENFAAWNNVSWGTNENGLAGTPELKIDGPLFVKHFQELADLAKEGVFVYGGRTSEAKQNFTSGECGILTESSGGLGDIIKSGMDYGIGQLPYDETAEGAPQNTVPGGASLWVMGGKSDETYKGVAAFFNYLSQTEVQQYLHEQSGYLPVTLAAYEATKASGFYEQNPARETPVLQLMGKAPTENSKGVRAPNLPQLRDIQNEEYEKMLAGQQDAATALKNAVERGNAAIKEAVGG; translated from the coding sequence ATGAACAAGACTGTTTTCTGGCTGGCCGGGCTGATGGCGCTGCCGGTCGCGGCCGAGGCCAAGACCGAAATTTCCTGGTGGCATGCGATGACCGGCGCCAATGCCGAGGTCGTCGCCAAGATCGCCGGCGATTTCAACGCCAGCCAGTCTGATTACGAGGTCAAGCCCGTGTTCAAGGGCACCTATCCCGAAACCCTGAACGCCGGTATTGCCGCCTTTCGCGCTGGCCAGGCCCCGGACATCATTCAGGTGTTCGATGTGGGAACCGGGGTGATGATGGGCGCGCAGGGCGCCATCAAACCCGTGGCCGAGGTGTTGCAGCAAGGCGGTTTCACCTTCGACAAGGCCCAGTATCTGCCGGGCATCGTCGGCTATTATTCGACGCCCGCCGGGGAAATGCTGTCCTTTCCTTACAACTCGTCCTCGCCCGTGTTGTATTACAACAAGGAAATCTTCAGAAAGGCCGGGCTTGATGTCGACAACCCGCCCAAGACATGGGCCGAAGTCTGGGCCGCCGCCCGCAAGATCAAGGAATCCGGGGCGGCCAGTTGCGGCTATACCTCGACCTGGCTGACCTGGATCCATACCGAGAACTTTGCCGCCTGGAACAATGTCAGCTGGGGCACCAACGAAAACGGCCTGGCCGGCACCCCCGAGCTGAAGATCGACGGGCCGCTGTTCGTCAAACACTTCCAGGAACTGGCCGATCTGGCCAAGGAAGGCGTGTTTGTCTATGGCGGCCGCACCAGCGAGGCCAAGCAGAACTTCACCTCGGGCGAATGCGGGATTTTGACCGAAAGCTCGGGCGGGCTGGGCGATATCATCAAATCCGGCATGGATTACGGCATCGGCCAGTTGCCCTATGACGAGACCGCCGAAGGTGCGCCGCAGAACACCGTGCCGGGCGGGGCCTCGCTGTGGGTGATGGGTGGCAAGTCGGACGAAACCTACAAAGGGGTCGCTGCCTTCTTCAACTATCTGTCCCAGACCGAGGTGCAGCAGTATCTGCACGAACAATCGGGCTATCTGCCGGTGACGCTGGCCGCCTATGAGGCGACCAAGGCCTCGGGGTTTTATGAGCAGAATCCGGCCCGCGAAACGCCGGTGCTGCAATTGATGGGCAAGGCGCCGACCGAAAACTCCAAGGGCGTGCGGGCGCCGAACCTGCCGCAGCTGCGCGACATCCAGAACGAGGAATACGAAAAGATGCTGGCTGGACAGCAGGATGCCGCGACGGCGCTGAAGAATGCCGTCGAACGCGGCAATGCCGCGATCAAGGAAGCCGTCGGCGGCTGA
- the ugpA gene encoding sn-glycerol-3-phosphate ABC transporter permease UgpA, whose product MRRTVFPHKLLPWLLLAPQLAITLVFFYWPAAQAFRQSLLREDAFGLNSSFVGLANFRKVLSDPNYLNAVQVTVIFSALVACLAMAIALFLAVQAEKIIRGKGFYRTLMIWPYAVAPAIAGMLWLFMFNPGFGTLAWPLRQMGIAWNPLLDGDQAMALVVAAATWKQISYNFLFFMAGLQAIPRSLIEAAAIDGASRRHTFWTIVFPLLAPTSFFLLVVNTVYALFDTFGIIHAVTGGGPGKATETLVYKVYNDGFVNLIMGDSAAQSVILMLIVIALTAFQFRFIERRVHYG is encoded by the coding sequence ATGCGACGCACGGTATTTCCGCACAAGTTGCTGCCCTGGCTGCTGCTGGCGCCGCAACTTGCCATCACGCTGGTGTTCTTCTACTGGCCGGCAGCGCAGGCATTTCGCCAGTCGCTGCTGAGGGAAGATGCCTTTGGCCTGAACAGCAGCTTTGTCGGCCTGGCCAATTTCCGCAAGGTCCTGTCGGATCCCAATTACCTGAACGCGGTTCAGGTGACGGTGATATTCTCGGCCCTGGTCGCCTGTCTGGCGATGGCCATTGCCCTGTTTCTGGCGGTTCAGGCCGAAAAGATCATTCGCGGCAAGGGTTTTTACCGCACGCTGATGATCTGGCCCTATGCGGTGGCGCCGGCAATCGCCGGGATGCTGTGGCTGTTCATGTTCAACCCCGGCTTCGGCACCCTGGCCTGGCCGCTGCGGCAGATGGGCATCGCCTGGAATCCGTTGCTGGATGGGGATCAGGCGATGGCGCTGGTGGTGGCGGCTGCGACCTGGAAACAGATCAGCTACAATTTCCTGTTTTTTATGGCCGGCCTTCAGGCCATTCCGCGTTCGCTGATCGAGGCGGCGGCGATCGACGGCGCCTCGCGCCGCCATACCTTCTGGACCATCGTCTTTCCGCTGCTGGCGCCCACCAGTTTCTTTCTGCTGGTCGTCAATACCGTCTATGCGCTGTTCGACACTTTCGGCATCATCCATGCGGTCACCGGCGGCGGGCCGGGCAAGGCCACCGAAACCCTGGTCTACAAGGTCTATAACGACGGTTTCGTCAATCTGATCATGGGCGATTCCGCCGCGCAATCGGTCATCCTGATGCTGATCGTGATCGCCCTGACGGCGTTTCAGTTCCGCTTCATCGAAAGGCGGGTGCATTATGGCTGA
- the ugpE gene encoding sn-glycerol-3-phosphate ABC transporter permease UgpE, with amino-acid sequence MAEPPPLAPRGAGRVVAHLWMILGVIIVAFPVYYVVIASTHSTATILRPPLPLLPGPHAAENYAEAFAGGVSRIGGVSLWRLLANTTLVALGIALGKIAISMASAYAIVFFRFPLRMACFWLIFITLMLPVEVRIQPTYKVMVDLGLIDTYAGLILPLIASATATLLFRQFFMTIPDELLEAARVDGAGPWRFFRDILWPLSLTNVAAIFVIQFIYGWTQYLWPLLVTNSNEMNTIVIALKKMISFADADTPWNLVMVTSVLAILPPILVVVLMQRWFVKGLVETEK; translated from the coding sequence ATGGCTGAGCCGCCTCCGCTGGCGCCGCGCGGGGCGGGGCGCGTGGTCGCGCATCTGTGGATGATCCTGGGGGTCATCATAGTCGCCTTCCCGGTCTATTACGTGGTTATCGCCTCGACCCATTCAACCGCAACGATCCTGCGGCCGCCGCTGCCACTGCTGCCCGGCCCGCATGCCGCCGAAAACTATGCCGAGGCTTTCGCTGGCGGCGTCAGTCGCATCGGCGGCGTCAGCCTGTGGCGGCTGCTGGCCAATACCACGCTGGTGGCGCTGGGGATCGCACTGGGCAAGATCGCGATCTCCATGGCCTCGGCCTATGCCATCGTGTTCTTTCGCTTTCCGCTGCGCATGGCCTGTTTCTGGCTGATCTTCATCACGCTGATGCTGCCGGTCGAGGTGCGCATCCAGCCGACCTACAAGGTCATGGTCGATCTGGGCCTGATCGATACCTATGCCGGGCTGATCCTGCCGCTGATCGCCTCGGCCACGGCGACGCTGCTGTTTCGGCAATTCTTCATGACCATCCCCGACGAACTGCTCGAGGCGGCACGGGTGGACGGTGCGGGGCCCTGGCGGTTTTTCCGCGACATCCTGTGGCCGCTGTCGCTGACCAATGTGGCCGCGATCTTCGTGATCCAGTTCATCTATGGCTGGACGCAATATCTGTGGCCGCTGCTGGTCACTAATTCCAACGAAATGAACACCATCGTCATCGCGCTGAAAAAGATGATCTCTTTCGCCGATGCCGATACGCCCTGGAACCTGGTGATGGTGACCAGTGTGCTGGCGATCCTGCCGCCGATCCTGGTGGTGGTGCTGATGCAGCGCTGGTTCGTCAAGGGCCTGGTCGAGACGGAGAAGTGA